The DNA region CGTGCTTGTAGAGGGTAATGACTTTCGAGCGCAGCTGTGACATCACCAGTGGTCAGCGGCGTTTGTTTGTCTGTTAAATGCAAGTAATCAACTAATTCGCAGCTGTCTTAACCAGCTTTCGGTCCGTTTATTCCAAGAGAAGTGATTCACACGGAAACCtcggcgtatgcgcaattttTGTGAATGTCAGAAAACGTAAGGAAACGTAAGTGTCGATTAACGTAAGTGCCAGCAAACGTAGTGCAaaaatatatcgatattttctgtattaaaataaatatttatatcgggGTACTGATATTTGGTGTTTGTTTGGTTAGAAAGGAATGGTCACTTTAGCATTTGAACGTTACTTTAAACTTTATAATTCAATCAACTTTAACTAGCtgattataatgttttaagatttttaattacaaaagtattaaattatttttatgttaatCAAACTGTTAAGCCACAactgaataaaaataaattaaaacccattctaaaaaaaataaaacgatGAAACAATGTACATCTATACatatttacaaatttatttgttGAAATGCTCTCTTTGTCATGatacaaaatgttttaataggaatatatatataaatacataaatataccaACAATAAACGGGAAAAAAACATTTCCCAACCATCATGGCATAAACTTCAATTTGGAAATGGCCAATGAGTCTTCTTCACATTCATCTAATTAATAGATCATTGGCGTTTTTTGATAATACCGAATACATACTTAGAATGAGAACAAGCAGAACTGGGAGTCTGCAGCAAACTTTCAGCTTTCTGTGAATGTATAAAAGCCTTGATAATAATTACTGTGTACGAATAAAGAGATATAGGCTTTGTGAATGCAACGATAAAGTTGAACTTTTCTATGCTTGAGAGGAATCGAAAGCAGTTTCATAAAAATACGATCTTGGCCGCCGCGAATTGCAATATAAGTGCTGAAGGCGAAATTGTAGCTCCAAATCGATGGATTAAGAACGAATTTGGTCCCGCGCATAGCTGTTGGTTATTCAACAAGTTTCTGGAAATGCATCGATAAGCGGAATAAGAGTTAAACAATGTCGCGGGCAAACGGAGCAAAGGCCTCCCAATAGCTGACGATCTGAAAGGCAGACAAGATCATTAACCTTCAttgttgtttattattataggAATATGTACCTGTTGCTGATGCGCCATTTGGTCTTCTATATACTTGATAATGTTCACTTTAAAGTCTTTAACTCTGGTCAATTCGAATCGCTCCATTTCGCGCTTAATTTCTGCCGAAATGTCGTCGAACTGCTGCTGACAGCGCTGCACCTTGCCCTGCCactgcaatcaaaacaaataatgGGTTATTAAGAGAAGATACAATAGCTTCATCAGACCCACCTCGTCCACTTCCTGCTGGGCCTGATCTAGCTTATCCGCCCTGTTGGCTAACTCGAAGCGTCCGCGGTTCTCCCGCCGCTTGGATAACTGCATTTGTGCATACTGCCAATTCTGAAAGGCCTTGACGCGCTCGTGGAAAATACACTTGATGGCCCCGAACAGGCCCAAGTAGTCCTTGATGAACTCGGCCAGAATGAAGAAGTCAGAGTTGGCCTGCTCGGAGCGCAGCAGCTCGATCTTCTCCTCCACGTCCGCCAGGTTGGAAAGCGCCCTCGAGAGTCCGGTGTGCTCCTCGCAGGTGCTGAGCATGGCCGCCGATTTGGCCACCAAACCGGTGAGCAGCGACAGCTCCCGCCGCGAGGTGACCAGCGATTTCATGGCATTGTGCAGCTTTTGCAGATTGGCATCCAGGCTCTCCACCTCAGTGATCTTGTCGTCGAACCACGGATCGTTCTCATCCATTTTGTAGGTGATCTTATTCACCGTCTCACCCACTTTGTTAAACAGACGTATCACGCCGGCTCCGCTGAGAGCCGAGGTGTTCACGGAACGCGGCAGCTCCTGGTCGCTCTCCAGGAAGTTCATGAAGTCCAGGTCGACGCGCAGCACCGGATGCTGAGCGGTGCGATGGACAAAACGCTCCAGGGCCGCCCGGCGGATCTCCACCCACTCCTGGGTCATGGGTGTGCCCGGCTCGCCCTGCTGCGGGCTAATCTTGACCTTGGTGCTGCCGATGATGTTCTTGGAGGGCGCCGGCGGTATGATGCGACCCAGCCGCATGTACTTGCCCACCAGCAGATCGTGGATGCCCAGGAAATCGCTGAAGCGACGCATGGTGCTGAACTCGCTGCGCTTAAATTTGGGAATGTTCGTTTTGGTCGTCACCCTGTTGTTTGAAGATAAGTGGGTTTATAATGCAATTTTATATGTTTTCTATGATAAGGTGGTGACTCACTTGTAGGCCAAATAGGAGCCCATGCCATCGCCTATTTTCTGGGGATCTGAAACCACAATGCTGATGAAGTAGTCGCCATCGTCGGTGAGCACTTCCTGCAGTGGCTGGAGGGGATTGGGAAAGGGAGTGTGATTAGATACATATACTATTTCTAGGGCGCAACAAGCTTTGCTGGTGGGCGGCACTCGTGACGTAGTTGCAAAGCCAAACAAAGCGAACGCTGATAAAGCAACCGACGCCCCGAAATTGGAGCTAATTTAATAGAGAGCCCCCAATGCGGGTTGCTCCCCGGATCGGTGGGTCCACTGACCCCACTTACGTGGACATCCCCGATGCTGCTGGGACTCAGGGCGGACACAA from Drosophila subpulchrella strain 33 F10 #4 breed RU33 chromosome 2L, RU_Dsub_v1.1 Primary Assembly, whole genome shotgun sequence includes:
- the LOC119548251 gene encoding sorting nexin-2, which produces MEVESPELTRDFAEVDINNGAAGSGSEDEEEEVPAPGSVTLDRNESDLFVSALSPSSIGDVHPLQEVLTDDGDYFISIVVSDPQKIGDGMGSYLAYKVTTKTNIPKFKRSEFSTMRRFSDFLGIHDLLVGKYMRLGRIIPPAPSKNIIGSTKVKISPQQGEPGTPMTQEWVEIRRAALERFVHRTAQHPVLRVDLDFMNFLESDQELPRSVNTSALSGAGVIRLFNKVGETVNKITYKMDENDPWFDDKITEVESLDANLQKLHNAMKSLVTSRRELSLLTGLVAKSAAMLSTCEEHTGLSRALSNLADVEEKIELLRSEQANSDFFILAEFIKDYLGLFGAIKCIFHERVKAFQNWQYAQMQLSKRRENRGRFELANRADKLDQAQQEVDEWQGKVQRCQQQFDDISAEIKREMERFELTRVKDFKVNIIKYIEDQMAHQQQIVSYWEAFAPFARDIV